A single genomic interval of Nonomuraea rubra harbors:
- a CDS encoding S8 family peptidase, with translation MRWIPRIAAASGLGLGLAMLAVPGPARAAAPLPAGEEHRVTLITGDVVTVREFAGGKRAATVEPGKGREDVRFFTEEENGDLVITPADMVPYVSRGLVDERLFSVGELIEQGYDDESSDVLPLILSYADSGAKAITLRSVNARTLRADKDALPTLWNGGGEPKLRDGLAKVWLDGKVKASLEHSVPQVGAPQAWQDGYDGKGVKVAVLDTGIDEAHPDVAGKITETRNFTGDPSAKDEHGHGTHVAATVAGTGAASGGLRKGVAPGADLAIGKVLDRNGSGSESQVLAGMEWAARDSGADIVSMSLGGGPTDGTDPLSLAVDTLTAQTGALFVIAAGNDGDEYTVGSPGAATSALTVGAVDAADALAPFSSRGPRLDEAIKPDITAPGVNITAARASGTGLGTPVDDLHTRLSGTSMATPHVAGAAAILAQRHPGWKAGQLKDALVSTARTIDGQTPYEQGGGRLDVARAVRQPVTATASLSLGVHEDGETGTPGGTITYTNHGQSPVTLTLTPALTNLDGTAPGEGAVTLSATTLTVEAGASASVEARVDLGRLAHGRHAGYVTASDGSSVAHTTLALTRRGRTHRVHFTAVDRDGSPARVPLIAMYGAASRDDAYGYIMREHEGWTVEVPEGTYHTQAIIGESSDELPVDTLVVMPELQVGADLEVVLDARTAVPVEIRTAQPVMQEGISTYFTHRTYGSRKISLGAMNFPSVEGLAVTPTRQVTNGTFEFASRWQLAAPRVQARLGRDPLVVRPAIRSPEIAGRQRWTLANADDPDLKGKAAVITSKVFGDWTSKLDDLAAAGAVAAIVVGPDGRAMWQPWQPTGTRDPLPTLLVTHDRGQALLKGGVLEVTGTFATPYLYEVMQVSTGRVPERVVHDVSRRNTALVSSGYHESGGARYGKDQRFGWRPWQQYDLDLQMETQRMVPTPLRRAEYVSSGDTQWQHVVQHMLTWESQSRLRGGLTAEPRTYRAGERVEESWFAPVVRPAVRTATRAGDVLSLHVPEFVDAAGHAGYKGGSGDKDTAVARFYRDGELVEQRDSLRGDFPAAEGEAEYRLELDTTRTSENWRYATATRTAWTFRSARGDGPLPLLGVDYDVPADLEGRVRRTLPVSLGFTARDARTLTAELSYDDGTTWRRLPLLPLGHGRWTALVSHRATETGVSLRVTATGASGGRFEQTVTRAYGVK, from the coding sequence ATGAGATGGATTCCCCGCATCGCCGCCGCCTCGGGCCTGGGCCTGGGCCTGGCGATGTTAGCCGTCCCCGGGCCGGCCCGGGCCGCCGCGCCCCTGCCCGCCGGCGAGGAGCACCGGGTAACGCTGATCACCGGTGACGTGGTGACCGTGCGGGAGTTCGCCGGTGGCAAGCGCGCCGCGACCGTCGAGCCGGGCAAGGGGCGCGAGGACGTCAGGTTCTTCACCGAGGAGGAGAACGGCGACCTGGTGATCACGCCCGCCGACATGGTGCCGTACGTCTCCCGCGGCCTCGTGGACGAGCGGCTGTTCTCGGTCGGCGAGCTGATCGAGCAGGGCTACGACGACGAGAGCAGCGACGTGCTGCCGCTCATCCTGTCGTACGCGGACAGCGGCGCGAAGGCCATCACGCTGCGCAGCGTCAACGCGCGCACGCTGCGTGCCGACAAGGACGCCCTGCCCACCCTGTGGAACGGCGGCGGCGAGCCGAAGCTGCGTGACGGGCTGGCCAAGGTGTGGCTCGACGGCAAGGTCAAGGCGTCGCTGGAGCACAGCGTCCCGCAGGTGGGCGCGCCGCAGGCGTGGCAGGACGGCTACGACGGCAAGGGTGTCAAGGTCGCCGTCCTCGACACCGGGATCGACGAGGCCCACCCCGACGTCGCCGGGAAGATCACGGAGACCCGCAACTTCACCGGCGACCCCTCGGCCAAGGACGAGCACGGCCACGGCACCCACGTCGCCGCCACCGTAGCGGGCACCGGCGCCGCCTCGGGCGGCCTGCGCAAGGGCGTCGCCCCCGGTGCCGACCTGGCGATCGGCAAGGTGCTGGACAGGAACGGCAGCGGCTCCGAGTCGCAGGTGCTGGCCGGCATGGAGTGGGCCGCCAGGGACAGCGGCGCCGACATCGTCAGCATGAGCCTCGGCGGCGGCCCCACCGACGGCACCGACCCGCTCAGCCTCGCCGTGGACACGCTGACGGCGCAGACCGGCGCCCTGTTCGTGATCGCCGCGGGCAACGACGGCGACGAGTACACGGTCGGCTCGCCCGGCGCGGCCACCTCCGCGCTGACCGTCGGCGCCGTGGACGCCGCCGACGCCCTCGCGCCGTTCTCCAGCCGCGGCCCCCGCCTGGACGAGGCGATCAAGCCCGACATCACCGCGCCCGGCGTGAACATCACGGCCGCCAGGGCGAGCGGCACCGGCCTCGGCACGCCCGTGGACGACCTGCACACCAGGCTCTCCGGCACGTCCATGGCCACGCCGCACGTGGCGGGCGCGGCGGCGATCCTGGCCCAGCGGCATCCCGGGTGGAAGGCCGGGCAGCTCAAGGACGCCCTGGTCTCCACGGCGAGGACGATCGACGGGCAGACCCCGTACGAGCAGGGCGGCGGCCGCCTGGACGTGGCCCGGGCCGTACGCCAGCCGGTCACCGCCACCGCCTCCCTCAGCCTCGGCGTGCACGAGGACGGAGAGACGGGCACCCCCGGCGGCACCATCACCTACACCAACCACGGCCAGTCCCCGGTGACGCTCACGCTCACCCCCGCCCTCACCAACCTGGACGGCACCGCCCCCGGCGAGGGAGCCGTCACCCTGTCGGCCACCACGCTCACCGTCGAGGCGGGCGCCAGCGCGTCCGTCGAGGCCCGCGTGGACCTGGGCAGGCTCGCCCACGGCAGGCACGCCGGCTATGTCACCGCCTCCGACGGCTCCTCGGTCGCGCACACCACGCTCGCCCTGACCAGGCGCGGCAGGACGCACCGGGTGCACTTCACCGCCGTGGACCGCGACGGCAGCCCGGCCCGGGTGCCGCTGATCGCCATGTACGGCGCCGCGAGCAGGGACGACGCGTACGGCTACATCATGCGGGAGCACGAGGGCTGGACGGTCGAGGTGCCGGAGGGCACGTACCACACGCAGGCGATCATCGGCGAGAGCAGCGACGAGCTGCCCGTCGACACCCTCGTCGTCATGCCCGAGCTGCAGGTCGGCGCGGACCTGGAGGTGGTGCTCGACGCCAGGACCGCGGTGCCCGTCGAGATCAGGACCGCGCAGCCGGTGATGCAGGAGGGCATCTCCACCTACTTCACCCACCGCACCTACGGCTCCAGGAAGATCTCCCTGGGCGCCATGAACTTCCCCTCCGTAGAGGGCCTCGCCGTCACCCCCACCCGGCAGGTCACGAATGGCACGTTCGAGTTCGCCTCGCGCTGGCAGCTCGCCGCGCCCCGGGTCCAGGCCCGGCTCGGCCGCGACCCGCTCGTGGTCCGGCCGGCGATCAGGTCACCGGAGATCGCCGGCAGGCAGCGCTGGACGCTGGCGAACGCCGATGACCCCGACCTGAAGGGCAAGGCCGCCGTGATCACCAGCAAGGTGTTCGGCGACTGGACGTCCAAGCTGGACGACCTGGCCGCGGCCGGGGCGGTGGCGGCGATCGTGGTGGGGCCCGACGGCCGCGCCATGTGGCAGCCGTGGCAGCCGACCGGTACCCGGGACCCGCTGCCCACGCTGCTGGTCACGCACGACCGCGGGCAGGCGCTGCTGAAGGGCGGCGTGCTGGAGGTCACGGGGACGTTCGCGACGCCGTACCTCTACGAGGTCATGCAGGTCTCCACGGGCCGAGTGCCCGAGCGGGTCGTGCACGACGTGAGCCGGCGCAACACCGCGCTGGTCAGCTCCGGCTACCACGAGTCCGGCGGCGCCCGGTACGGCAAGGACCAGCGGTTCGGCTGGCGGCCGTGGCAGCAGTACGACCTGGACCTGCAGATGGAGACGCAGCGGATGGTGCCGACGCCGCTGCGCAGGGCCGAGTACGTCAGCTCGGGGGACACGCAGTGGCAGCACGTGGTGCAGCACATGCTCACCTGGGAGTCGCAGAGCCGGTTGCGTGGCGGCCTGACCGCCGAGCCGAGGACGTACCGGGCGGGTGAGCGGGTCGAGGAGAGCTGGTTCGCGCCGGTCGTGCGCCCCGCCGTCCGCACCGCGACCCGGGCGGGGGACGTGCTGTCGCTGCACGTGCCCGAGTTCGTGGACGCTGCCGGGCACGCCGGGTACAAGGGCGGCAGCGGCGACAAGGACACCGCCGTGGCCCGGTTCTACCGCGACGGCGAGCTGGTGGAGCAGCGCGACAGCCTGCGCGGCGACTTCCCCGCCGCCGAGGGCGAGGCCGAGTACCGCCTGGAGCTGGACACCACCCGCACGTCGGAGAACTGGCGCTACGCCACCGCCACCCGCACCGCGTGGACGTTCCGGTCCGCGCGCGGTGACGGCCCGCTGCCGCTGCTCGGCGTGGACTACGACGTGCCCGCCGACCTGGAGGGCCGGGTCCGCCGGACGCTCCCGGTCTCGCTCGGCTTCACCGCCCGCGACGCCAGGACGCTGACGGCCGAGCTGTCCTACGACGACGGCACGACCTGGCGGAGGCTGCCGCTCCTGCCCCTCGGCCACGGCCGGTGGACCGCGCTGGTCTCCCACCGGGCCACCGAGACGGGCGTGTCGCTGCGGGTGACCGCGACGGGCGCCTCGGGCGGCCGCTTCGAGCAGACCGTCACCAGGGCGTACGGGGTCAAGTAG
- a CDS encoding HAD family hydrolase, producing the protein MRRTHILFDFFGTLVEYSASRTEQGYDSTYALLRRLGASLPYEEFLGTWSRVSAAFDRLSDRDDREFSMAQAGTAFLREVLAREPGPDEVEEFVTAYVGEWNAGVHYLPGLAGLVEELSADYRLAVVTNTHLATLVPGHLAAMGLLEAFDAVVTSVEVGWRKPHPEIYATALDALGTTAGSAVFVGDTYGPDFAGPERCGMTAYLIDPDRRAPGVPEERRLGSVFDLPGRLKQA; encoded by the coding sequence ATGCGCCGCACCCACATCCTCTTCGACTTCTTCGGCACGCTCGTCGAGTACTCGGCCAGCCGCACCGAGCAGGGCTACGACTCCACGTACGCGCTGCTGCGCCGGCTCGGCGCGAGCCTGCCGTACGAGGAGTTCCTCGGCACCTGGTCGCGGGTGTCGGCCGCGTTCGACCGGCTCAGCGACCGGGACGACCGCGAGTTCTCGATGGCCCAGGCGGGCACGGCGTTCCTCCGCGAGGTGCTGGCGCGCGAGCCGGGCCCTGACGAGGTCGAGGAGTTCGTCACTGCGTACGTGGGGGAGTGGAACGCGGGCGTGCACTACCTTCCCGGGCTGGCCGGGCTCGTCGAGGAGCTGTCGGCGGACTACCGGCTCGCCGTCGTGACGAACACGCACCTGGCCACGCTCGTCCCAGGCCACCTGGCGGCGATGGGGCTGCTGGAGGCGTTCGACGCGGTCGTCACCTCGGTGGAGGTGGGATGGCGCAAGCCGCATCCCGAGATCTACGCCACGGCGCTGGACGCGCTGGGGACCACGGCCGGGTCCGCCGTGTTCGTGGGCGACACGTACGGGCCCGACTTCGCCGGCCCCGAGCGGTGCGGCATGACGGCCTACCTCATCGACCCGGACCGGCGGGCGCCAGGGGTGCCGGAGGAGCGGCGGCTGGGGTCGGTGTTCGACCTTCCAGGGCGGCTGAAACAGGCGTGA
- a CDS encoding fructosamine kinase family protein, which produces MELLLARLRAAGFEAESVRAAPGGVVASAGMARLRDGSQVFAKTLRTAASDLFEIEAAGLRALRELGGVTTPEVLAVTPDLLVLEPLPPRRDEDERFWEELALAVAGLHAGTVGERFGWHRDGWLGRLRQDNTWDGDGHAWFAERRILRWLPEPLVEAALDREERLALERLCAALPDLLPPAPPVLTHGDLWRENVLCGPAGGPALIDPAVSYSWAEADLSMLWCSPRPPAAARFFEVYAATAPLPDGWQGRMRLYHLRELLSSIAHDDNARECAEEVREIIAPF; this is translated from the coding sequence ATGGAATTGCTGCTGGCCCGGCTGCGCGCGGCGGGGTTCGAGGCCGAGTCCGTACGGGCGGCGCCCGGCGGCGTGGTGGCGTCGGCGGGGATGGCGCGGCTGCGCGACGGGTCCCAGGTGTTCGCCAAGACGCTGCGTACGGCCGCCTCGGACCTGTTCGAGATCGAGGCGGCGGGGCTGCGCGCGCTGCGTGAGCTGGGCGGCGTCACCACCCCCGAGGTGCTGGCCGTGACCCCCGACCTGCTCGTGCTGGAGCCGCTGCCGCCGCGCCGCGACGAGGACGAGCGGTTCTGGGAGGAGCTGGCGCTCGCGGTCGCCGGCCTGCACGCCGGCACGGTGGGTGAGCGGTTCGGCTGGCACCGGGACGGCTGGCTGGGCCGCCTGCGCCAGGACAACACCTGGGACGGCGACGGGCACGCCTGGTTCGCCGAGCGCCGGATCCTGCGCTGGCTGCCGGAGCCGCTGGTGGAGGCGGCGCTGGACCGCGAGGAGCGCCTGGCGCTCGAACGCCTCTGCGCGGCCCTGCCCGACCTGCTGCCGCCCGCCCCGCCGGTGCTCACGCACGGCGACCTGTGGCGCGAGAACGTCCTCTGCGGCCCCGCCGGCGGCCCCGCGCTGATCGACCCGGCCGTCTCCTACAGCTGGGCGGAGGCCGACCTCAGCATGTTGTGGTGCTCGCCGCGCCCACCGGCCGCCGCGCGTTTCTTCGAGGTGTACGCCGCCACCGCGCCCCTGCCGGACGGCTGGCAGGGGCGCATGCGGCTCTACCACCTGCGCGAGCTGCTGAGCAGCATCGCCCACGACGACAACGCCAGGGAGTGCGCCGAGGAGGTGCGGGAGATCATCGCCCCCTTCTAG
- the lpdA gene encoding dihydrolipoyl dehydrogenase, whose protein sequence is MSTHYDVVVLGAGPGGYTAAVRAAQLGLRTAVVEEKYWGGVCLNVGCIPSKALLRNAELAHIFHNEAKTFGISGEVTFDYGAAFQRSRKVADGRVKGVHYLMKKNAITEYDGRGTFLDANTLQVNGETITFSHCIIAAGATTRLIPGTQLSERVVTYEEQILTEELPGSIVIAGAGAIGVEFAYVLHNYGVKVTIVEFLDRVVPLEDEEVSAELAKRYKRLGIEVLTSTRVDSIEDTGSGVKVTVTRGDQTQVLEADKVLQAIGFQPRVDGYGLEKTGVALTERGAIAVDGRGRTNVPHIYAIGDVTAKLMLAHAAESMGIIAAETIAGAETMELDFVMIPRATYCQPQVASFGYTEAQARDLGYDVKVAKFPFTANGKAHGLGDSAGFVKIISDNTHGELLGAHLIGPEVTELLPELTLAQQWDLTVHEVARNVHAHPTLGEAVKEAIHGLAGHMINM, encoded by the coding sequence ATGAGCACTCACTATGACGTCGTCGTTCTCGGCGCGGGTCCTGGAGGATACACGGCCGCGGTCCGCGCCGCCCAGCTCGGACTGCGCACCGCGGTCGTCGAGGAGAAGTACTGGGGTGGCGTCTGCCTGAACGTGGGCTGCATCCCGTCCAAGGCGCTGCTGCGCAACGCGGAGCTGGCCCACATCTTCCACAACGAGGCCAAGACCTTCGGCATCAGCGGCGAGGTCACCTTCGACTACGGCGCGGCCTTCCAGCGCAGCCGCAAGGTGGCCGACGGGCGGGTCAAGGGCGTTCACTACCTGATGAAGAAGAACGCCATCACGGAGTACGACGGGCGGGGCACGTTCCTCGACGCCAACACGCTCCAGGTGAACGGCGAGACGATCACGTTCTCCCACTGCATCATCGCGGCCGGCGCGACCACCAGGCTGATCCCCGGCACGCAGCTGTCGGAGCGCGTGGTGACGTACGAGGAGCAGATCCTCACCGAGGAGCTGCCGGGCAGCATCGTCATCGCGGGCGCCGGCGCGATCGGCGTGGAGTTCGCGTACGTGCTGCACAACTACGGCGTCAAGGTGACCATCGTCGAGTTCCTCGACCGGGTCGTGCCGCTGGAGGACGAGGAGGTGTCGGCCGAGCTGGCCAAGCGCTACAAGCGGCTCGGCATCGAGGTGCTGACCTCCACCCGCGTGGACTCCATCGAGGACACCGGCTCCGGCGTCAAGGTCACCGTCACGCGCGGCGACCAGACGCAGGTGCTGGAGGCCGACAAGGTGCTGCAGGCCATCGGGTTCCAGCCGCGCGTCGACGGCTACGGGCTGGAGAAGACCGGCGTGGCGCTGACCGAGCGGGGCGCGATCGCGGTCGACGGGCGCGGGCGTACGAACGTGCCGCACATCTACGCCATCGGCGACGTCACGGCCAAGCTCATGCTGGCGCACGCCGCCGAGTCCATGGGCATCATCGCCGCCGAGACGATCGCGGGCGCGGAGACCATGGAGCTCGACTTCGTGATGATCCCGCGGGCCACGTACTGCCAGCCGCAGGTGGCCAGCTTCGGCTACACCGAGGCGCAGGCCCGTGACCTGGGCTATGACGTGAAGGTGGCGAAGTTCCCGTTCACGGCCAACGGCAAGGCCCACGGCCTGGGCGACTCCGCCGGGTTCGTGAAGATCATCAGCGACAACACGCACGGCGAGCTGCTCGGCGCGCACCTGATCGGGCCCGAGGTGACCGAGCTGCTGCCCGAGCTGACGCTGGCCCAGCAGTGGGACCTGACCGTGCACGAGGTGGCCCGCAACGTGCACGCGCACCCGACGCTCGGGGAGGCCGTCAAGGAGGCGATCCACGGGCTCGCCGGGCACATGATCAACATGTAA
- a CDS encoding tautomerase family protein has translation MAQVKVYGRRDVWAGRQRELSDLLQSCLVSAWGMPEDKRFHRFLLLDADDFVCPQRSERYLIIEVLCFTGRSDDAKRALIRAIYDKSGFDPEDVEINIIETPKVNWGIRGVPADELTLSYKVEV, from the coding sequence ATGGCACAGGTGAAGGTGTACGGGCGCAGGGACGTGTGGGCCGGGCGGCAGCGGGAGCTCTCCGATCTCCTCCAGTCCTGCCTGGTGAGCGCGTGGGGCATGCCGGAGGACAAGCGGTTCCACCGGTTCCTGCTGCTGGACGCGGACGACTTCGTCTGCCCGCAGCGGAGTGAGCGTTATCTCATCATCGAGGTGCTCTGCTTCACGGGCCGCAGCGACGACGCCAAGCGGGCGCTGATCCGGGCAATCTACGACAAATCGGGATTCGATCCTGAGGACGTGGAGATCAACATCATCGAGACGCCCAAGGTCAACTGGGGAATACGCGGTGTTCCCGCAGATGAGCTCACCCTGTCGTACAAGGTGGAGGTCTGA
- a CDS encoding response regulator: MIRILLADDEAMIRAGVRAILQSDPELEVVAEAGDGRQAVDLAISHHPDVALLDIRMPRLDGLAAAAEMRRAAPGTAVVMLTTFGEDDYIAKALDLGASGFLLKSGDPRELIAGIHAVAGGAAYLSPKVAQRVIAQLSGGRMARGALARDRIGALTDREREVLALVGAGLSNAEIARELHIVEGTVKAYVSAILTRLDVRNRVQAAIIAHEAGLVA, translated from the coding sequence GTGATCCGCATACTCCTGGCCGACGACGAGGCCATGATCAGGGCAGGGGTCCGGGCGATCCTGCAGTCCGACCCCGAGCTGGAGGTCGTGGCCGAGGCCGGCGACGGCAGGCAGGCGGTCGACCTGGCCATCAGCCACCACCCCGACGTCGCGCTGCTCGACATCCGCATGCCGAGGCTCGACGGGCTCGCCGCCGCGGCCGAGATGCGCAGGGCCGCGCCGGGCACGGCGGTGGTGATGCTGACGACGTTCGGCGAGGACGACTACATCGCCAAGGCCCTCGACCTGGGGGCCAGCGGCTTCCTGCTCAAGTCGGGCGACCCGCGCGAGCTCATCGCCGGGATCCACGCCGTCGCCGGCGGGGCCGCTTACCTGTCGCCCAAGGTCGCCCAGCGGGTCATCGCGCAGCTCTCGGGCGGCAGGATGGCCAGGGGCGCGCTGGCCCGCGACCGCATCGGGGCGCTCACCGACCGCGAGCGCGAGGTGCTCGCCCTGGTGGGGGCGGGCCTGTCCAACGCCGAGATCGCCCGCGAACTGCACATCGTGGAGGGCACGGTGAAGGCGTACGTGAGCGCCATCCTCACCCGGCTCGACGTGCGCAACCGCGTCCAGGCCGCGATCATCGCCCACGAGGCCGGCTTGGTAGCCTGA
- a CDS encoding quinone-dependent dihydroorotate dehydrogenase, with protein MYRLVFSQVLRRLDAEAVHHFTVSALALLARLPLVKRLLHRVLAPHDPALRVTAFGVHFPGPLGLAAGFDKDAACAEAVSALGFGHVEVGTITAHGQPGNPRPRLFRLVPQHAVINRMGFNNAGAVAAARRLRRTRGVPVVVGVNIGKTKVVPEAEATADYVASARQLAPLADYLVVNVSSPNTPGLRNLQAVSLLRPLLTAVKEVADGTPRRTPLLVKIAPDLADEDVDAVAELALELGLDGIIATNTTIKHGGETGGLSGRPLKARSLEVLRRLRAKVGDRITLVSAGGVEDVDDVWERLLAGATLVQGYTGWIYGGPLWAARIHRQLLRRVRRHGLKSVTEAIGRTA; from the coding sequence ATGTATCGCCTCGTGTTCTCGCAGGTCTTGCGGCGTCTCGACGCCGAGGCCGTGCACCATTTCACCGTGAGCGCCCTCGCGCTCCTCGCCCGGCTGCCGCTGGTCAAGCGGCTGCTGCACCGGGTGCTCGCGCCGCACGACCCGGCCCTGCGCGTGACCGCGTTCGGCGTGCACTTCCCCGGGCCGCTCGGGCTGGCCGCCGGCTTCGACAAGGACGCCGCCTGCGCCGAGGCCGTCTCCGCGCTCGGCTTCGGGCACGTCGAGGTCGGCACCATCACCGCCCACGGCCAGCCGGGCAACCCGCGCCCCCGCCTGTTCCGGCTGGTGCCGCAGCACGCGGTGATCAACCGGATGGGCTTCAACAACGCCGGTGCCGTGGCCGCCGCCCGCAGGCTGCGCCGTACGCGCGGCGTGCCGGTCGTGGTCGGGGTGAACATCGGCAAGACCAAGGTCGTCCCCGAGGCCGAGGCCACGGCCGACTACGTGGCCAGCGCCAGGCAGCTCGCCCCGCTGGCCGACTACCTCGTGGTCAACGTCAGCTCGCCCAACACGCCGGGGCTGCGCAACCTCCAGGCCGTCTCGCTCCTGCGGCCCCTGCTCACCGCCGTCAAGGAGGTGGCCGACGGGACGCCGCGCCGTACGCCGCTGCTCGTCAAGATCGCCCCCGACCTGGCGGACGAGGACGTCGACGCGGTCGCCGAGCTGGCCCTGGAGCTGGGGCTCGACGGCATCATCGCGACCAACACCACGATCAAGCACGGCGGCGAGACCGGCGGCCTGTCGGGCCGCCCGCTCAAGGCCCGCTCCCTGGAGGTGCTGCGCCGCCTGCGCGCCAAGGTCGGCGACCGCATCACGCTGGTGTCGGCGGGCGGCGTGGAGGACGTGGACGACGTCTGGGAGCGCCTGCTGGCCGGGGCCACCCTGGTCCAGGGCTACACGGGCTGGATCTACGGCGGCCCCCTGTGGGCCGCGCGCATCCACCGGCAGCTCCTGCGCCGCGTACGCCGCCACGGCCTCAAGTCGGTCACGGAGGCCATCGGCCGCACGGCCTGA
- a CDS encoding GNAT family N-acetyltransferase → MIEPVQLDDHVVLRLVTEHDAEALQAAYVRNRDHLARWEPRRPDEFFTVEGQATRLKALLEQQARGQAVAWVLADGDRVVGRMTLNDIVRGPFLNAHLGYWIDAEYLGRGLATKAVREVCRIADQELGLHRVAAATLLGNEASQSVLRKCGFELFGTAPRYLEIDGRWQDHRQYQLILNDRPAF, encoded by the coding sequence GTGATCGAACCAGTTCAGCTCGACGACCACGTCGTCCTCCGCCTCGTGACCGAGCACGACGCCGAGGCGCTGCAGGCCGCCTACGTACGCAACCGTGACCACCTGGCGCGCTGGGAGCCGCGCAGGCCGGACGAGTTCTTCACCGTGGAGGGCCAGGCCACGCGCCTCAAGGCCCTGCTGGAGCAGCAGGCCAGGGGCCAGGCGGTGGCCTGGGTGCTGGCCGACGGCGATCGCGTCGTGGGCCGCATGACGCTGAACGACATCGTCCGCGGCCCGTTCCTCAACGCCCACCTCGGCTACTGGATCGACGCCGAGTACCTGGGCCGCGGGCTGGCCACGAAGGCGGTGCGCGAGGTGTGCAGGATCGCCGACCAGGAGCTCGGCCTGCACAGGGTCGCGGCGGCCACGCTGCTGGGCAACGAGGCGTCGCAGAGCGTGCTGCGCAAGTGCGGGTTCGAGCTGTTCGGCACCGCTCCGCGCTACCTGGAGATCGACGGCCGGTGGCAGGACCACCGGCAGTACCAGCTCATACTCAACGACCGCCCTGCCTTCTGA
- a CDS encoding beta-N-acetylhexosaminidase, giving the protein MIPRPQLLSDLSASYTLTSGATVSGDLVDSVRAALARLDPLPGDSGEIDVRRDPGLGEEAYRLTVGSRGVEIAAGGRAGAFYAAQSLHQLLPDASYRFSGGGSWPVPGVRIEDAPRFAWRGLHLDVARHFFPKREVLRLIDLMAAHKLNRLHLHLVDDQGWRVESRAYPLLHEVASHRPRTATNYYREPETYDDVPHGGFYTLDDLAELAAYARSRCVTIVPEIDVPGHASAILAAYPEFGATGERHDVLDRWGISPAILSPLPPTVEFLTTIFDELLGALGETPYVHIGGDEVVLDHWTRSPEIAAYRESLGLETANDLQAWFLRRLADALAERGARAVVWDEAFVSGGLRQDTIVMPWRGMNVGRRAAAAGHDVVATPVFPLYFDYAEASSPDEPMAIGDAITVADVAAFSPAPAEWTEEERGRVLGVQAQLWTERVPDARTVDYRLWPRACALAEVAWSGEVSADFDGRLAEHLGRLDALGVEYRPLSGPHPWQRRRPHRPSGVRVTEVMARIDAMTHHAESTRPSI; this is encoded by the coding sequence ATGATTCCTCGCCCTCAACTGCTCAGTGATCTCTCCGCTTCCTACACGCTGACCTCGGGCGCCACGGTGTCCGGCGACCTGGTGGACTCCGTACGCGCGGCTCTGGCCCGGCTCGACCCGCTGCCCGGCGACTCCGGCGAGATCGACGTCCGGCGGGATCCCGGGCTGGGCGAGGAGGCCTACCGGCTGACGGTCGGCTCCCGGGGCGTGGAGATCGCGGCGGGCGGCCGGGCGGGCGCGTTCTACGCGGCGCAGTCGCTGCACCAGTTGCTGCCCGACGCCTCCTACCGGTTCTCCGGCGGCGGGTCGTGGCCCGTTCCCGGAGTGCGGATCGAGGACGCGCCGCGCTTCGCCTGGCGGGGGCTGCACCTCGACGTGGCGCGGCACTTCTTCCCCAAGCGGGAGGTCCTGCGGCTGATCGACCTGATGGCCGCGCACAAGCTGAACCGGCTGCACCTGCACCTGGTGGACGACCAGGGGTGGCGGGTGGAGAGCCGGGCGTACCCGCTGCTGCACGAGGTCGCCTCGCACCGGCCGCGTACGGCGACCAACTACTACCGCGAGCCGGAGACCTACGACGACGTGCCGCACGGCGGCTTCTACACGCTCGACGACCTGGCCGAGCTGGCCGCCTACGCCCGCTCGCGCTGCGTCACGATCGTGCCCGAGATCGACGTGCCCGGGCACGCGTCGGCGATCCTGGCGGCCTACCCCGAGTTCGGGGCCACCGGGGAGCGGCACGACGTGCTCGACCGCTGGGGCATCTCCCCCGCGATCCTGTCGCCGCTGCCGCCGACCGTGGAGTTCCTGACGACGATCTTCGACGAGCTGCTGGGGGCGCTGGGCGAGACCCCGTACGTGCACATCGGCGGCGACGAGGTCGTGCTGGACCACTGGACGCGGTCGCCGGAGATCGCCGCCTACCGCGAGTCGCTGGGGCTGGAGACCGCCAACGACCTGCAGGCGTGGTTCCTGCGGCGGCTGGCGGACGCGCTGGCCGAGCGGGGCGCGCGGGCCGTGGTGTGGGACGAGGCGTTCGTCAGCGGCGGCCTGCGGCAGGACACGATCGTGATGCCGTGGCGCGGCATGAACGTGGGCCGCCGGGCGGCCGCCGCCGGGCACGACGTGGTGGCGACGCCGGTGTTCCCGCTGTACTTCGACTACGCCGAGGCCTCCTCGCCCGACGAGCCGATGGCCATCGGCGACGCGATCACCGTGGCGGACGTGGCGGCGTTCTCGCCGGCGCCCGCCGAGTGGACGGAGGAGGAGCGGGGCCGCGTCCTGGGGGTGCAGGCGCAGCTCTGGACCGAGCGCGTGCCCGACGCCCGCACGGTGGACTACCGGCTGTGGCCGCGGGCCTGCGCGCTGGCGGAGGTGGCCTGGTCGGGCGAGGTCTCGGCGGACTTCGACGGGCGGCTGGCCGAGCACCTGGGGCGGCTGGACGCGCTCGGGGTCGAGTACCGGCCGCTGAGCGGGCCGCACCCGTGGCAGCGGCGCCGCCCGCACCGGCCCAGCGGCGTACGCGTCACCGAGGTGATGGCCCGCATCGACGCCATGACCCACCACGCGGAGTCGACGCGGCCCAGCATCTGA